From the genome of Candidatus Roizmanbacteria bacterium, one region includes:
- a CDS encoding S1 RNA-binding domain-containing protein, with amino-acid sequence MSKSQQKISGVNPMELLLQKQQVPNIKKGQEINAKIVSITKKGTLFNIGSKANAVLGEKEIKEIFLYQSHLKPGDTVKVRIISEESRDGNPVVSMRNFFERGKWDVLLKKKETEEDIEVMCGEFGKGGVFIEFMGIRGVIPKIQLTQDFLAHPEKLVGQRIKAKVLEVDQEKNRLVVSQKAAVLNISQKDLRKKFDKIKAGDKKKAKVLGASEFGIFCEIDGVEGLIHISEISWEKVRDVSHLVKVGDDIEVMVVEKNEADLKLNLSMKRLLHDPWEDIEKKYPKDKEVEGEVVRKEKYGYFVRLEPGIEGLIHESKLSGTENIEIGKKIKAFIERVSKESRRLSLILPQTEKPVMYR; translated from the coding sequence ATGTCTAAATCACAACAGAAAATAAGCGGAGTAAACCCAATGGAACTTCTCCTACAAAAACAACAGGTTCCAAACATCAAAAAAGGTCAGGAAATCAATGCTAAGATCGTCTCCATTACCAAAAAAGGGACACTTTTTAATATTGGTTCAAAGGCAAATGCGGTATTAGGAGAAAAGGAGATTAAGGAGATATTCCTATATCAAAGCCATCTAAAACCCGGCGATACGGTAAAGGTCCGAATAATCTCTGAAGAGTCGAGAGATGGAAACCCAGTTGTTTCTATGCGAAACTTCTTCGAGCGTGGCAAATGGGACGTGCTTCTTAAAAAGAAAGAAACAGAAGAAGATATTGAGGTTATGTGTGGAGAGTTTGGCAAGGGCGGTGTGTTTATCGAGTTCATGGGAATTAGAGGAGTAATTCCAAAAATACAGCTTACCCAAGACTTTTTAGCTCACCCAGAAAAACTAGTGGGCCAAAGGATAAAAGCTAAGGTGCTTGAGGTGGATCAAGAAAAAAATAGACTCGTTGTCTCCCAAAAAGCTGCGGTACTGAATATTTCCCAAAAGGATCTAAGAAAAAAGTTTGACAAAATCAAGGCTGGAGACAAAAAGAAAGCTAAGGTACTTGGAGCGTCCGAGTTCGGGATATTCTGCGAGATTGATGGCGTTGAGGGACTAATTCACATTTCCGAGATCTCATGGGAGAAAGTTCGAGACGTATCTCACCTTGTTAAGGTTGGAGACGATATCGAAGTAATGGTTGTTGAGAAAAATGAGGCAGACCTCAAGCTAAATCTATCAATGAAGAGATTGCTACACGACCCATGGGAAGATATAGAGAAAAAATATCCAAAAGATAAAGAGGTTGAAGGTGAAGTTGTAAGAAAAGAAAAGTATGGGTATTTTGTTCGTCTTGAGCCCGGAATTGAGGGATTGATTCATGAGAGTAAACTTTCGGGAACAGAGAACATAGAGATTGGTAAAAAAATCAAAGCATTCATAGAGCGCGTAAGCAAGGAATCGAGAAGGCTCAGTCTCATTCTCCCACAGACCGAGAAGCCGGTCATGTACCGATAA
- a CDS encoding site-specific integrase, which produces MLQTGVRIGELTSICVSDVKDSALVVRGYGKSSGREVPLSPSVKKAIDDYLAVRGSQTSPDDLLFVTRTGKGLLIRNVRQIIMRCFKEVGIENATINDFRNTFIAHQLMAGYSIDYIAKIVGHKRLSSTERFLSLVKETPHKKDKIEEL; this is translated from the coding sequence TTGCTCCAAACCGGCGTGAGAATTGGTGAGCTTACAAGTATCTGCGTATCGGATGTTAAGGACTCCGCTTTAGTTGTGAGAGGCTATGGTAAGAGCTCTGGGCGAGAGGTTCCCCTTAGTCCATCTGTTAAAAAAGCCATTGATGACTATCTAGCAGTAAGAGGCAGCCAGACATCTCCTGACGATTTACTATTTGTGACTCGTACGGGTAAAGGTTTGCTTATTAGAAATGTTCGCCAGATAATTATGAGGTGTTTTAAGGAGGTTGGTATAGAAAATGCCACTATCAACGACTTTAGAAATACCTTTATAGCGCATCAACTCATGGCTGGATACTCTATAGACTATATTGCTAAAATAGTTGGCCACAAACGTCTTTCTTCAACCGAGCGTTTCTTAAGCTTGGTTAAAGAAACCCCCCATAAGAAAGATAAGATAGAGGAACTCTAA
- a CDS encoding site-specific integrase encodes MDGYIFPALVEKFVAQLQSQGKSSFTIVAYKKDLEQFIGYLSSREINDIRDVKKPEIEGFIAKLITENYTKKSASRKLNSIRTFFRHLKSSNIIEQNPSLEVSHPKYIQTPPRIFSKLEYRAIRTLPKKTLEPMPLLRYCSKPA; translated from the coding sequence ATGGATGGATATATCTTCCCAGCGCTTGTAGAAAAGTTTGTTGCCCAGCTACAGTCTCAGGGCAAATCTAGCTTCACTATAGTTGCATATAAAAAGGACCTAGAGCAGTTTATCGGATACCTGTCTTCAAGAGAGATAAATGATATTCGCGATGTAAAAAAACCTGAAATTGAAGGGTTTATCGCTAAGTTAATTACCGAAAACTACACTAAAAAATCCGCCTCAAGAAAGCTCAACTCAATACGCACATTTTTTAGGCACCTCAAGAGCTCAAATATAATTGAACAAAATCCATCCCTAGAAGTTTCTCACCCAAAATATATCCAGACACCGCCTCGTATTTTTAGTAAATTAGAGTACCGTGCAATTAGGACGTTGCCAAAGAAGACCCTCGAACCTATGCCGTTGTTGAGATATTGCTCCAAACCGGCGTGA
- the dnaN gene encoding DNA polymerase III subunit beta, translating into MKIILDKEQLLNNVQISTRFTSKRLSTIQSLQGAMFTIEGDKLTIYATDLNTNFSSTTKLKTTSKEKKSFVTDPKKLAEFLALLAPGDIVLIVEEKKITIQKEKNQGFFNIMESGDFPLPPKLIEKPIVLKAEQFKKTLPLVLFAASRDEARPALSGVNFVSSDGELVTVATDGFRLSLLKEKNTQKVPSMLVPRVFFEEVLSGLKEEDEINFTTSEKEKMVKFSTPTKEYYSRVIEGAFPPFEKVIPTEKKQTIITDREELLRNIKIASLFAREQSNIIILKGEKGVIQIRPKTDNSDENTSTQDAEIEGDAIQVAFNARFLLDFLQNVSGKKITIELLRSDAPTVFKTDNQKNFIHIIMPVRIQS; encoded by the coding sequence ATGAAAATAATTTTAGACAAAGAACAATTACTGAATAACGTCCAGATATCCACACGCTTCACGTCGAAAAGACTCTCAACAATACAATCACTACAAGGAGCTATGTTTACCATCGAAGGAGACAAGCTCACAATATACGCGACAGACCTAAATACCAACTTTAGCTCAACAACAAAACTAAAGACAACCTCCAAAGAGAAGAAGTCGTTTGTAACCGATCCCAAAAAACTTGCTGAATTCCTCGCCTTACTAGCACCAGGAGACATCGTACTTATAGTTGAAGAAAAAAAAATTACCATACAGAAAGAAAAAAACCAAGGATTTTTTAACATAATGGAAAGTGGCGACTTTCCATTACCACCAAAACTAATCGAAAAACCAATAGTTCTAAAAGCCGAACAATTTAAAAAAACACTTCCACTTGTTTTATTTGCTGCATCAAGAGACGAAGCAAGACCGGCTTTATCCGGCGTAAACTTTGTATCCAGTGATGGGGAGCTTGTTACAGTAGCCACAGACGGATTTAGACTGTCTTTACTTAAAGAAAAAAATACACAGAAAGTACCTTCGATGTTGGTTCCTAGAGTATTTTTTGAGGAGGTATTAAGTGGGCTTAAGGAAGAAGATGAGATTAACTTTACAACCTCCGAAAAGGAAAAGATGGTTAAGTTTTCAACCCCTACGAAGGAGTATTACAGCCGAGTAATTGAAGGGGCGTTTCCTCCCTTTGAAAAGGTTATACCAACCGAAAAAAAACAAACAATTATCACAGATCGAGAGGAACTATTAAGAAACATTAAAATAGCGTCGTTATTCGCCCGTGAACAATCAAATATTATTATTCTTAAGGGTGAGAAAGGCGTGATTCAAATACGTCCAAAAACCGACAACAGTGATGAAAACACCTCAACTCAAGACGCAGAGATTGAGGGAGACGCTATTCAAGTAGCGTTCAACGCAAGATTTTTATTAGATTTTCTCCAGAACGTATCAGGTAAAAAAATAACCATTGAGCTGCTCAGATCAGACGCCCCTACGGTATTTAAGACGGATAATCAGAAAAACTTCATCCATATAATTATGCCCGTTAGGATTCAATCCTAA